In Solenopsis invicta isolate M01_SB chromosome 1, UNIL_Sinv_3.0, whole genome shotgun sequence, one genomic interval encodes:
- the LOC120358728 gene encoding uncharacterized protein LOC120358728: protein MDKLVLAEDTSNIDMSPDKLHKQNKIRRRMKAKKKYLSHSSSSDKNEDDCVRSNKSLPDIPQIGNFVSSNKQHINKSRNSISKNNTISSDDIDIPVLKNNIERNFAEKPNEDVDKENYTCEFKKIVLAKMNKVIFQLYTLENKMNILEEKIQPTNTSNEENDIQLPITTFEELIYFEEQLHEIQFKNELLNVFERVGGPSAHIMIRNIMKKTITNTFAQNFSWAGKKTKKSFKT, encoded by the exons ATGGACAAATTAGTGCTTGCAGAAGATACATCAAATATTGATATGTCTCCTGATAAATtacacaaacaaaataaaataagaagacgaatgaaagcaaaaaagaaatatttatcgcACTCATCTTCTTCAGACAAGAATGAAGACGATTGTGTGAGATCAAATAAAAGCCTGCCTGACATTCCACAAATAGGAAATTTTGTATCATCAAATAAACAGCATATTAATAAATCACGCAATtctataagtaaaaataatacaataagcAGTGATG atATTGACATTCCAGTTCttaaaaataacatagaaaGAAATTTTGCAGAAAAGCCTAATGAAGATGttgataaagaaaattatacgtGTG AATTTAAGAAAATAGTTCTagcaaaaatgaataaagttatatttcaactttatactcttgaaaataaaatgaacatACTCGAGGAAAAAATACAACCAACCAATACTTCCaatgaagaaaatgatattCAGTTACCTATAACTACATTCgaagaattaatatattttgaagaacAGTTGCATGAAATACAATTCAAGAACGAACTG cTTAATGTATTTGAACGCGTAGGTGGACCTAGTGCGCATATAATGATACgcaatataatgaaaaaaactaTAACAAATACTTTTGCCCAAAATTTTAGTTGGGcaggaaaaaaaacaaagaaaagtttCAAGACTTAG